From one Acidibrevibacterium fodinaquatile genomic stretch:
- the tnpA gene encoding IS66-like element accessory protein TnpA translates to MEIITGVERRRRWRDEDKLRIVAEAQAPGAVFAEVARRHEVSRGQLWHWRRLARAGELRPAPMPAVFLPLETVPEAGAGVLPCDAVGGAVGDPQARDRTAAPARIEVRLPAGACVVIEGAAEPALVTAALTALR, encoded by the coding sequence ATGGAGATTATCACGGGTGTGGAGCGCCGGCGTCGCTGGCGGGATGAGGACAAGCTGCGGATTGTGGCGGAGGCGCAGGCGCCTGGCGCGGTCTTTGCCGAGGTGGCGCGGCGACACGAGGTCTCACGCGGGCAGTTGTGGCATTGGCGGCGGCTGGCGCGTGCGGGGGAGCTGAGGCCGGCGCCGATGCCTGCGGTGTTCTTGCCGCTGGAGACTGTGCCAGAGGCGGGAGCTGGCGTCCTGCCGTGCGATGCGGTGGGTGGCGCGGTCGGAGATCCGCAAGCCAGAGACAGGACGGCGGCGCCTGCTCGGATTGAGGTTCGGCTGCCAGCTGGTGCATGCGTGGTGATCGAGGGGGCGGCCGAGCCGGCATTGGTGACGGCGGCGCTGACGGCGCTGCGATGA
- a CDS encoding transposase, protein MTDEAGQYSSLSKHFAAHDFVRHSAGEYGRGEAQLNTAEGFYSVFKCGMKGIYQHCAEHYPHRYVAEFDFRYDNRVRLGVDDAERAARIVRGAASKRLMYRRTDGEAAA, encoded by the coding sequence ATGACGGACGAGGCCGGTCAGTATTCAAGCCTGAGCAAGCATTTCGCGGCACATGACTTTGTGCGTCACAGCGCGGGCGAATATGGGCGCGGCGAAGCCCAACTCAACACGGCGGAAGGCTTCTATTCCGTATTCAAGTGCGGAATGAAGGGCATCTATCAGCATTGCGCAGAGCATTATCCGCATCGCTATGTCGCGGAATTTGATTTCCGCTATGACAACCGCGTCCGCCTTGGTGTTGATGATGCCGAGCGCGCGGCCCGAATAGTTCGTGGCGCCGCTAGCAAGCGGCTGATGTATCGGCGGACTGACGGCGAAGCCGCCGCCTAA
- a CDS encoding MarR family winged helix-turn-helix transcriptional regulator, translating into MTKAAGVGAPACDEAAAADTPAWGGYVVEAQAGFLLRRAHQRHAALFQEMMGARDLTPTQFTALIKIVTCGAVTQNRLGRLAAMDPATIQGVVRRLVARGLVTRAFDPADRRTHVLRATPAGLEVARQAVACATEITAATLAPLSPAERPLFLALLKKLI; encoded by the coding sequence ATGACCAAGGCTGCCGGCGTAGGCGCGCCCGCTTGCGATGAGGCCGCTGCCGCTGACACCCCGGCTTGGGGGGGCTATGTGGTGGAAGCGCAGGCCGGTTTCCTGCTCCGCCGCGCCCATCAGCGCCACGCCGCTTTGTTTCAGGAAATGATGGGTGCCCGCGATCTGACGCCGACCCAGTTCACCGCCCTCATCAAAATCGTCACCTGCGGCGCGGTGACGCAAAACCGCCTCGGCCGCCTCGCCGCGATGGATCCGGCGACGATCCAGGGCGTCGTCCGACGTCTCGTCGCGCGCGGGTTGGTCACCCGCGCCTTCGACCCCGCTGACCGCCGCACCCATGTGCTCCGCGCAACCCCGGCAGGGCTTGAAGTGGCGCGGCAAGCCGTGGCATGCGCAACCGAAATCACCGCAGCGACCCTGGCGCCGCTCTCGCCGGCGGAACGACCTTTGTTTCTCGCTCTTCTCAAGAAGTTGATCTGA
- a CDS encoding FAD-dependent oxidoreductase: MLEHPAPTLGLGFDFPSLATREGLIQLDQAFLATLGAEEPALATRLLAARAAPEALAPKDESDLVIALGRHLDRFVANLFGIGAEVEALARRTHALDPIHACKRLFVQRQAVRQFPEAAGFDGEALRCAFEAKLGAPLTEAGFAAAVTGFEAGGDEEGLDLARRYAAWAVLSDAGQARHRDGTLFKVPHKPDPARLVPVETILRDGVTMLRLPEHDWRARDGFALTDPGMNDQQALDQMNYCIWCHNQGKDSCSKGLRDRKSGEFQKSPFGVTLAGCPLEEKISEMHTLRAEGAAIGAFAIIAIDNPMMAATGHRICNDCMKACIYQKQDPVDIPQAETSVLRDILALPWGVEIYALLTRWNPLDIRRPLPRQQSGRAVLVVGLGPAGFTLAHHLLNDGHSVVAIDGLKIEPLGFDPHAPIRDAETLFENLDDRAMAGFGGVAEYGITVRWNKNYLKLIRLLLERRAGFAMFGGVRFGGGATLSIDDAWAMGFDHIALAMGAGRPTVLDVPNGLARGVRQASDFLMALQLTGAAKFSSIANLQIRLPVVVIGGGLTAIDTATESLAYYVRQVEKFARRYETLIAERGVDAVRATWSAEEREIAAEFLAHADAIRAERAAAAASGRAPHFAPLLESWGGATIAYRRRLIDAPSYTLNHEEVAKALEEGVRFAEGLTPVAVTVDQHGHAASLRCRRGDGSEVVLPARAILVAAGTQPNTVLAREDGRIALDGRYFQAIGEDGAPVTPVRGLAKPERAEVLMHRAPDGRFVSFFGDLHPSFFGNVVKAMGSARRGYPVVSRVLAERPPAADHAAAVIARCEEALVARVHAVNRLTPTIVEVVVHAPAAARAFRPGQFFRLQNYERFAPRLTEPGIGETLLAMEGLAMTGAWTDPARGLVAVIALEMGGSSDLCATLTPGERVVLMGPTGTPTELPEKSVVALVGGGLGNAVLFSIGAALRARGTRVLYFAGYKKMIDRYKVEEIERAADVIVWCCDEAPGFTPARPQDRSFVGNIVAAMVAYGEGRLGEQEVPLAACEHLIAIGSDRMMQAVGAARHGVLAPFLKPGHSAIGSINSPMQCMMKEVCAQCLQPQIDPVSGERSVVFSCFNQDQGLDRVDFPALAERLRQNSLQEKLTAHWIDRALRRLALRGSPAVEEAIG; this comes from the coding sequence ATGCTAGAACACCCCGCCCCCACGCTCGGCCTCGGCTTCGATTTCCCGTCGCTCGCGACGCGGGAGGGGCTGATCCAGCTCGATCAGGCGTTTCTCGCCACCCTCGGCGCCGAGGAGCCGGCGCTGGCGACGCGCCTGCTGGCCGCGCGTGCCGCCCCGGAGGCGCTCGCGCCCAAGGATGAGAGCGATCTCGTCATCGCGCTCGGCCGCCATCTCGATCGGTTCGTTGCAAACCTGTTTGGCATCGGCGCCGAGGTCGAGGCGCTTGCCCGCCGCACCCATGCGCTCGATCCGATCCATGCCTGCAAGCGGCTTTTCGTCCAGCGCCAAGCGGTGCGGCAATTTCCCGAGGCGGCGGGGTTCGACGGCGAGGCGCTGCGCTGCGCATTCGAGGCGAAACTTGGTGCGCCGCTGACCGAGGCGGGCTTTGCCGCCGCCGTCACCGGGTTCGAGGCCGGCGGCGACGAGGAAGGGCTCGATCTCGCGCGCCGCTATGCCGCCTGGGCGGTGCTGAGTGACGCCGGCCAAGCGCGGCACCGCGATGGCACGCTTTTCAAGGTGCCGCACAAGCCCGATCCCGCCCGTCTCGTTCCCGTCGAAACCATTCTCCGCGACGGCGTCACCATGCTGCGTCTTCCCGAGCATGATTGGCGCGCCCGCGATGGCTTCGCGCTCACCGATCCCGGGATGAACGACCAACAGGCGCTCGATCAGATGAATTACTGCATCTGGTGCCATAATCAGGGCAAGGATTCCTGCTCGAAGGGTCTGCGCGACCGCAAAAGCGGCGAATTCCAGAAATCCCCCTTCGGCGTCACCCTCGCCGGCTGTCCGCTCGAAGAAAAAATCAGCGAAATGCACACGCTCCGCGCCGAGGGCGCGGCGATCGGCGCCTTCGCGATCATCGCCATCGACAATCCGATGATGGCGGCGACCGGGCATCGCATCTGCAATGACTGCATGAAAGCCTGCATCTATCAGAAGCAGGATCCGGTCGATATTCCCCAGGCCGAAACCTCGGTTCTGCGCGATATTCTGGCGCTGCCCTGGGGGGTCGAGATCTATGCCCTGCTGACCCGCTGGAACCCGCTCGATATCCGCCGTCCGCTGCCGCGCCAGCAAAGCGGGCGGGCGGTGCTCGTCGTCGGGCTCGGCCCGGCCGGGTTCACGCTCGCCCATCATCTGCTCAATGACGGCCATAGCGTGGTTGCGATCGACGGGCTCAAGATCGAGCCGCTCGGCTTCGATCCGCATGCGCCGATCCGCGACGCCGAAACCTTGTTCGAAAATCTCGATGACCGGGCGATGGCCGGGTTCGGCGGTGTCGCCGAATACGGCATCACGGTGCGCTGGAACAAAAACTATCTCAAGCTGATCCGCCTGCTGCTCGAGCGGCGGGCGGGGTTTGCGATGTTCGGCGGCGTGCGTTTCGGAGGCGGGGCGACGCTTTCGATCGACGATGCCTGGGCGATGGGGTTCGATCACATCGCGCTCGCCATGGGCGCGGGGCGGCCGACCGTGCTCGACGTGCCGAACGGGCTTGCGCGCGGGGTGCGCCAAGCCTCCGACTTCCTGATGGCGCTGCAATTGACCGGGGCGGCGAAATTCTCCTCGATCGCCAATCTGCAAATCCGTCTCCCGGTGGTGGTGATCGGCGGCGGCCTCACCGCGATCGACACCGCGACCGAAAGCCTCGCCTATTACGTCCGCCAGGTGGAAAAATTCGCCCGCCGCTATGAAACCCTGATCGCCGAGCGCGGTGTGGACGCGGTGCGCGCCACCTGGTCGGCGGAGGAGCGCGAGATCGCCGCCGAATTCCTCGCCCATGCCGATGCCATTCGCGCCGAGCGCGCGGCGGCGGCGGCTTCCGGTCGGGCGCCGCATTTCGCGCCGCTGCTGGAGTCCTGGGGTGGCGCCACCATCGCCTATCGCCGCCGGCTGATCGACGCGCCCTCCTATACCCTCAATCACGAGGAGGTCGCGAAGGCGCTCGAGGAGGGCGTGCGTTTCGCCGAAGGGCTGACGCCGGTCGCGGTCACGGTCGATCAGCATGGCCACGCTGCGTCTCTACGCTGCCGGCGCGGCGATGGCAGCGAGGTGGTCTTGCCGGCGCGCGCCATTCTGGTCGCCGCCGGCACCCAGCCCAACACCGTTCTCGCGCGCGAAGATGGGCGCATCGCCCTCGATGGCCGCTATTTCCAAGCGATCGGCGAGGATGGTGCGCCGGTGACACCCGTTCGCGGCCTCGCCAAGCCGGAACGCGCCGAAGTGCTGATGCACCGCGCCCCCGATGGCCGCTTCGTCAGCTTTTTCGGCGACCTTCACCCGAGTTTCTTCGGCAATGTCGTCAAAGCGATGGGGAGCGCGCGGCGCGGCTATCCGGTGGTCTCGCGCGTGCTCGCCGAGCGCCCGCCCGCCGCGGATCATGCCGCCGCGGTGATCGCGCGTTGCGAAGAGGCGCTGGTCGCGCGCGTGCATGCTGTCAACCGCCTCACGCCGACCATCGTCGAGGTGGTGGTGCACGCCCCGGCGGCGGCGCGCGCCTTCCGCCCCGGCCAGTTTTTTCGCCTGCAGAATTACGAGCGCTTCGCCCCGCGCCTCACCGAGCCAGGGATCGGCGAGACCCTGCTCGCGATGGAGGGGCTTGCCATGACCGGCGCCTGGACCGACCCGGCGCGCGGCCTGGTCGCGGTGATCGCGCTCGAGATGGGCGGCAGCTCCGATCTCTGCGCGACGCTCACGCCGGGTGAGCGCGTCGTCCTGATGGGGCCAACCGGAACGCCGACCGAATTGCCGGAAAAGAGTGTGGTTGCTCTCGTCGGCGGCGGCCTCGGCAATGCGGTGCTGTTCAGCATCGGCGCAGCCCTCCGTGCGCGTGGCACGCGCGTGCTCTATTTCGCCGGCTATAAGAAGATGATCGACCGCTACAAGGTCGAGGAGATCGAGCGTGCCGCCGACGTCATCGTCTGGTGCTGCGATGAGGCGCCGGGCTTCACCCCGGCCCGGCCGCAGGATCGCAGCTTCGTCGGCAATATCGTCGCCGCCATGGTGGCCTATGGCGAGGGCCGGCTCGGCGAACAGGAGGTGCCGCTCGCCGCGTGCGAGCACCTCATCGCCATCGGCTCTGACCGCATGATGCAAGCGGTGGGGGCGGCGCGGCATGGCGTGCTCGCGCCGTTCCTCAAGCCCGGCCACAGCGCCATCGGCTCGATCAACTCGCCGATGCAGTGCATGATGAAGGAGGTCTGCGCGCAATGCTTGCAGCCACAGATCGACCCGGTGAGCGGCGAGCGGAGTGTTGTTTTTTCCTGCTTCAACCAGGATCAGGGGTTGGACCGGGTGGATTTCCCGGCGCTCGCCGAGCGCTTGCGTCAGAACAGTCTTCAGGAAAAACTGACCGCGCACTGGATCGACCGCGCATTGCGGCGGCTCGCTCTGCGCGGGTCGCCCGCGGTCGAAGAGGCCATCGGATAA